The Antechinus flavipes isolate AdamAnt ecotype Samford, QLD, Australia chromosome 4, AdamAnt_v2, whole genome shotgun sequence genomic interval TAGGCCCCGTGGGGGGTCCTCTCCCAGATGCTATCTCCCCTCCTCTGGCCCCCTCCCTTCTCTAATCTTCCTCCCCCAGATGCccaccaccccacccccacccagccTCCTCCCTCTGTCCACAGGGGCCCCCCCCAGGGAGTCGGCTCCGGGCAGGGAGTCCCCCTGCTGAGCTCCGGCCCCTGGAGGAAGGGGGAGTGACGGGGCCTCCAAGTGAGCGGGCCGGGCCGGGCTTCCTGGCGGGCGGACGGGCGGGGGGCGCTGAGACCAGTCCCGGGGGCGCGGGGGCAGGTCACTTGCGGCGGAGCTGGCGGGAGTGCTGGTGCACGGCCTCCACGAAGGCCCCGACGTGGGCGGGGTCCATGTCCGGGTAGATCCCGTGGCCGAGGTTGGCGATGTGGGGCTGGGGCCCGAAGGCGTCCAGCATGCGCTCCACCAGCTGCCCGATCCTGTCCTGTGGGGGAGCGGGGGTCAGGCGGGCTCGGGGCCCAGGGCGGCCCGCGGTGGCCAGGCCCCCCTCGCTTCTCCTACCTTGGGGGCGTAGAGGGCGCAGGGGTCCAGGTTGCCCTGCAGGGTCACTGACTTTCCCACACGTTGCCTGAAAGGAGCCATCAGTCAATAACATTTACAGATGCCCATTCCCGGGCCCCCCCCTCGCCGGGGCCTCCCACTCACGGAGCGTCAGCCTCGCGAAGTCCCTGGGAGATGGTGCCCCCCCCACTCACCGGGCCATCGCGGGGTCCACTTTCCAGTCGATCCCAACCACTTCGTACCCAGACTGGGCCAGCTCCTCCAGGGCATAGTGGCCGTCCTTGGCGAAGATAATCTGGGCGAAGGCGGGGGCAGGGTCAGTCCCTGTGGCCGGCCTGGCCTAGTCccgccccccccttccctgcTCTCACCCCTCCCCCACCTGCCCTGCCCCCCTTCAGTGTTCCCACGGGGCCTTACCAAGGGCACCGGCGCCAAGCCCGCCTCCCGCAGCCCGGCCTTGACCCTCTTGGCCACGTCGCGGATGTAGGGCAGCGCAAACTCCGAGAAGAGCTCGGGACCCAGGTGGCCCGCATGAGACTCAAACACCTGCAGGGcctgaggggggggagggggtcgaAGGTCAGAGGTCGGAAGCCGGGGCACCCGGAGCCGCGAGCCTCCCTCCCCGGCCCTCACCTGCGCCCCCGCGGCCACCTGGCCCACGAGGTAGGGGACCAGGACGTCGGTCAGCAGGCCCAGCAGGCGGTGACTGGCCTTGGGCCGCTGGTAGAGCCAGCGCTTGGCCTGGGCCATGGTGGGGGAGCCGCCGCCCTCCACCATGTAGGACATCAGCGTCCACGGGGCCCCCGAGAAGCCGATGAGGGGCACGCGCCCCTCCAGCCGCTGGCGCGTCAGCGTGATGGCCTGGAACACGTAGCCCAGCTCTTGGTCCACGTCCACGGGGGCCTGCAGGCGGTCCAGGTCCTGCTCCTCCCGTAGGGGCGCCGGGAAGGTGGGCCCCTTGCCAGGGACCATGGTCACCTGCAGGCCCAGAGcctgggggcagggagggggccTGAGTCTGAGTCTAGGGGCCCCCCTTCTACCCCCTAGGACCGTCCGGCACCCAGGGGCCCCTCCCCCCCCGACCCGGCACCCAGGCCCCTTCCTGCCCCCCCAGACCCAGCACCCAGGGGCCCCCTCCCCCGACCCAGCACCCAGGGGCCCCCTCCCCTGACCCAGCACCCAGGGGCTCCCTCCCCCCCCAGACCCGGCACCCAGGGGCCCCCTCCCCCGACCCAGCACCCACGGGCTCCCTCCCCCCCGACCCGGCACCCAGGCCCCTTCCTGCCCCCCCAGACCCAGCACCCAGGGGCTCCCTCCCCCCCGACCCGGCACCCAGGGGTCCCCTCCCCCGACCCAGCACCCAggggccccctcccccccccagacTTGGCACCCAGGGGCCCCCCCCTGTCCCCCAGCTCCTCCATACCTGAGGCACCACCAGAATGTCAGAGAAGATGATGGCGGCATCGAGGGGGAAGCGCCGGAGCGGCTGCGGGACGACACGGGCAAGGAGCCCAGAGGCCCTGCTGAGTCCGGGGCCGGGGCCGGCTCCTCCCTCAGTCCCCACAGGCCCAGGTTAAGCGCAGCAGTGGGGGGCTCTGGGGCTCACCCCCTCCTCCACCCGGGGGGCACCAGGTCCCGGGCGTACAGAAGGGGCTCTGGGCCAGTTCTGGAGCCCCCAGCCCAGCCGGTTCCTCCCAAAGCCCCCCAGAGTGCCCCGCAGCCCGGGGCCTCCTCGCACTCAGAAGCTGCTTCCTCCAGGTGAGGGCCCCCAAGTCCTGCCATGTGACTCTCCCTCCCTTTTAGAGACAAACTGAGGCTcgagggagaagagaaggctctAAGGTCCCGACTCGGGGTCTGGGTTCGAGTCCCTCTCGGCAAGCTGGCGCGCGCAGGGGCCTCAGAAGGTCCTGGGGACCGGGAGGAGTCGGGGCCCCTGCGGG includes:
- the UROD gene encoding uroporphyrinogen decarboxylase, whose amino-acid sequence is MEEASLSSSSPRSPDGGPGGDRGQAFPKLQNDTFLRAAWGEATDYTPVWCMRQAGRYLKEFLETRAGQDFFSTCRSPEACCELTLQPLRRFPLDAAIIFSDILVVPQALGLQVTMVPGKGPTFPAPLREEQDLDRLQAPVDVDQELGYVFQAITLTRQRLEGRVPLIGFSGAPWTLMSYMVEGGGSPTMAQAKRWLYQRPKASHRLLGLLTDVLVPYLVGQVAAGAQALQVFESHAGHLGPELFSEFALPYIRDVAKRVKAGLREAGLAPVPLIIFAKDGHYALEELAQSGYEVVGIDWKVDPAMARQRVGKSVTLQGNLDPCALYAPKDRIGQLVERMLDAFGPQPHIANLGHGIYPDMDPAHVGAFVEAVHQHSRQLRRK